From one Aptenodytes patagonicus chromosome 16, bAptPat1.pri.cur, whole genome shotgun sequence genomic stretch:
- the CEP131 gene encoding centrosomal protein of 131 kDa isoform X1 has product MAGAGRCARRRAPSLCSSMKSTRSSSSFQGAGTGGVDLSLTGLPAPVSRRPSSASPAKHMARSISVTADGKPKRNAPEDAGSRAMNNLRRSNSTTQVNQRVNSTRSSEQAGDFLTFFESGSGGRKKLASLSKTSPEKKTTWNILDDQPRAFPGSSGSHGVQPPAGMRRKEATVLLAANFTANNRSNKGAMGNCVTTMVHNNYSTTEKGSAPKSSNQAPSSLNNVVKATSNEDGESSSFVKSQKNFSSNNIMTCNNNSSLPRRKEVTEEEAERFIQQVNLAAVTIQRWYRRHSQWHRAGAAALGRLLASQREERQQRMEEGNILDLHKRKDEERRKIREEKARLARRAAIQELHQKRAQKASDSKRLAEEELALVKESRRVAKKKPAKPASARNVSPASSVTKANNAEANFHSVAAEPEESGLADLGSVPSRDPEAEDKLQDVSSRETGGEDLETVVTAVSRAQSKVTLNELLDTLKLLEEEPELLPPPKLLKKDRYAWIDGEPSSNSLTADNLEKFGKLNHSPGVPEDGALLSEAKLQSIISFLDEMEKSEQERPRSAASATQREGLLSEEELAHLEQASAVATEVTSSIMRLKLEVEEKKRAISLLQTALAQQRELTVQHVKQTEKELGHQLRLQREQYEAAIQRHLSFIDQLIDDKKVLSEKCEAVVAELKQVDQKYGKKITQMQEQHELVWRTLGPFCEEIKKLKELMTATEKIRREKWIDEKTKKIKEITVKGLEPEIQKLIAKHRQDIRKLKMLHEAELLQSDERAAQRYGRQAEELRGLLEREKEEQSQRERELARQRCEQQLEQEEQALQQQRRRLYAEVAEEKERLSQQAARQRAEVEELRQQLEASSSAITRALKEEYAKEKEEQERRHQAEVKVLKDRLEIEKQAWEANYMKKEEAWLLSRERELREEVRKERDKEIELVIQRLEADMSSAKEECERAAENRIKRIRDKYEVELQELERSERKLQERCNELKGRLAELEGESIRLQGLLKHKEQEVEEIRKVMDQLAQERSSLAEVVRQEFADRLVGTEEENKRLKAEMVEMRARQRLELDRVAREKDKELEEVHRRVKTAVVRKEESMSSLRKQYEAAVQRADRLEALLEQQRKQLLAAK; this is encoded by the exons ATGgctggggcggggcggtgcgCGCGGCGGCG GGCCCCTTCTCTCTGCTCGAGCATGAAGAGCACCCGCAGCAGCTCCTCCTTCCAGGGCGCCGGTACTGGCGGCGTGGATCTGAGCCTGACGGGCCTCCCCGCGCCGGTCTCACGGCGGCCCAGCAGCGCCTCTCCCGCCAAGCACATGGCGCGCTCCATCTCGGTCACCGCCGATGGCAAACCGAAGAGGAACGCTCCG GAAGATGCGGGATCCCGGGCAATGAACAACCTGCGGAGGTCCAACAGCACCACCCAGGTTAACCAGCGGGTGAACAGCACGCGCAG CTCAGAGCAGGCGGGAGACTTCCTGACCTTCTTTGAGAGCGGttctgggggaagaaagaaactgGCGAGTCTGAGCAAAACCTCCCCGGAAAAGAAAACCACGTGGAACATCTTG GACGATCAGCCGCGAGCGTTCCCGGGCTCCTCCGGCTCCCACGGCGTTCAGCCACCAGCGGGTATGAGGAGGAAAGAAGCCACCGTGCTCCTGGCAGCCAACTTCACTGCCAACAACAG GAGCAACAAGGGTGCGATGGGCAACTGTGTCACCACCATGGTGCACAACAACTACTCCACCACTGAGAAGGGCTCTGCGCCCAAAAGCTCTAACCAGGCACCCAGCTCCCTCAA CAACGTTGTCAAAGCGACCTCAAACGAGGACGGCGAAAGCAGCAGCTTCGTGAAGTCTCAGAAGAATTTCTCCAGCAACAACATCATGACCTGTAACAACAACAGCAGCCTGCCCCGGAGGAAGGAGGTGAccgaggaggaggcagagag gtTCATCCAGCAGGTGAACCTGGCTGCCGTGACCATCCAGCGCTGGTACCGACGCCACTCGCAATGGCACAGGGCGGGAGCTGCGGCTCTGGGGCGCTTGCTGGCTTCCCAAAGGGAG GAGAGGCAGCAGCGGATGGAGGAAGGGAATATTCTGGATTTGCACAAGAGGAAGGATGAGGAACGCCGGAAGATCCGAGAGGAGAAGGCGCGCCTGGCCCGACGTGCTGCCATCCAG GAACTGCACCAGAAAAGGGCCCAAAAGGCTTCGGACTCGAAGCGCCTGGCAGAAGAAGAGCTTGCGCTGGTGAAGGAGAGCAGAAGGGTAGCAAAGAAGAAGCCTGCCAAACCTGCTTCTGCAAGGAACGTCAGTCCCGCCAGCAGCGTCACCAAAGCCAATAACGCTG AGGCCAATTTCCACTCAGTAgctgcagagccagaggaaaGCGGCCTCGCAGACCTTGGCTCCGTGCCTTCGCGGGACCCTGAGGCGGAGGACAAGCTGCAG GATGTCAGCTCCAGAGAGACGGGTGGTGAGGATCTGGAGACGGTGGTCACTGCTGTCAGCAGGGCTCAGTCCAAGGTCACTCTCAATGAGCTGCTGGACACGCTCAAGCTGTTGGAGGAAgagccagagctgctgccccCGCCGAAGCTCTTGAAGAAGGACCGATATGCCTGGATAGACGGG GAGCCCAGCTCCAATTCCCTGACTGCTGATAACTTGGAGAAGTTTGGGAAGCTGAACCACTCCCCGGGGGTCCCCGAGGACGGGGCCCTGCTCTCGGAGGCCAAGCTCCAAAGCATCATCAGTTTCTTGGATGAGATGGAGAAGTCGGAACAGGAGAGGCCCAGGTCGGCCGCCTCGGCCACGCAGCGGGAG GGTCTCCTCTCGGAAGAGGAGCTGGCTCACTTGGAGCAGGCGTCAGCTGTTGCCACGGAGGTCACGAGCTCCATCATGAGGCTGAAGCTGGAAGTGGAGGAGAAGAAGCGAGCCATCAGCCTGCTGCAGACAGCCCTG GCTCAGCAGAGGGAACTGACCGTCCAGCACGTCAAACAGACCGAGAAGGAGCTCGGCCACCAGCTGAGGCTGCAGAGGGAACAGTATGAGGCAGCTATCCAGAGGCATCTGTCCTTCATCGACCAG CTCATCGATGATAAGAAGGTGCTGAGTGAGAAGTGCGAGGCTGTGGTAGCTGAGCTGAAACAAGTGGACCAGAAGTACGGCAAGAAAATCACCCAGATGCAGGAGCAGCACGAGCTG gTCTGGCGCACTTTGGGCCCCTTTTGCGAG GAGATTAAGAAACTGAAGGAATTGATGACCGCAACTGAGAAAATCAGGCGGGAGAAGTGGATTGATGAGAAAACCAAAAAGATCAAAGAAATCACTGTGAAAG ggctggagccagaGATCCAGAAGCTCATCGCCAAGCACAGGCAGGACATCAGGAAGCTGAAGATGCTGCACGAGGCCGAGCTGCTGCAGTCGGACGAGCGGGCTGCCCAGCGCTACGGCCGGCAGGCGGAGGAGCTGCGGGGCCTGCTGGAGCgggagaaggaggagcagagccagcGGGAGAGGGAGCTGGCCCGGCAGCG GtgtgagcagcagctggagcaggaggagcaggcgctgcagcagcagcggcgCCGGCTCTATGCGGAGGTGGCCGAGGAGAAGGAGCGGCTCAGCCAGCAAGCGGCCAG GCAGagagcggaggtggaggagctgcGGCAGCAGCTGGAGGCGAGCAGCTCGGCCATCACCAGGGCGCTGAAGGAGGAGTAcgcaaaggagaaggaggagcaggagaggcGGCATCAG GCAGAAGTGAAGGTCCTGAAGGACCGGCTGGAGATCGAGAAGCAGGCCTGGGAGGCGAACTACATGAAGAAGGAG GAAGCCTGGCTGCTCTCCCGGGAGCGGGAGCTGCGGGaggaggtgaggaaggagagggacaAAGAGATCGAGTTGGTGATCCAGCGCCTGGAGGCCGACATGTCCTCAGCCAAGGAGGAGTGCGAGAGGGCAGCAGAGAACAG GATTAAGAGGATCCGAGACAAGTACGAGGTAGAGCTCCAGGAGCTGGAGAGGTCTGAGCGGAAGCTGCAGGAGCGCTGCAACGAGTTGAAGGGACGGCTGGCAGAGTTGGAAGGGGAGAGCATTCGTCTGCAGGGCCTGCTGAAGCACAaggagcaggaggtggaggagatcCGGAAG gtgATGGACCAGCTGGCCCAGGAGCGGAGCAGCCTGGCAGAAGTGGTCCGGCAGGAGTTCGCTGACAGGCTGGTGGGGACAGAGGAGGAGAACAAAAGGCTGAAGGCGGAGATGGTGGAGATGAGAGCCCGGCAGCGCCTGGAGCTGGACAGGGTAGCGCGGGAGAAGGACAAAGAGCTGGAGGAGGTTCACAGGAG GGTGAAGACGGCGGTCGTGAGGAAGGAGGAGAGCATGAGCAGCCTTCGGAAGCAGTACGAA GCGGCGGTGCAGAGAGCCGACCGCCTGGAAGCTCTCCTGGAGCAACAGCGAAAGCAGCTGCTAGCCGCCAAATGA
- the CEP131 gene encoding centrosomal protein of 131 kDa isoform X4, producing MAGAGRCARRRAPSLCSSMKSTRSSSSFQGAGTGGVDLSLTGLPAPVSRRPSSASPAKHMARSISVTADGKPKRNAPEDAGSRAMNNLRRSNSTTQVNQRVNSTRSSEQAGDFLTFFESGSGGRKKLASLSKTSPEKKTTWNILDDQPRAFPGSSGSHGVQPPAGMRRKEATVLLAANFTANNRSNKGAMGNCVTTMVHNNYSTTEKGSAPKSSNQAPSSLNNVVKATSNEDGESSSFVKSQKNFSSNNIMTCNNNSSLPRRKEVTEEEAERFIQQVNLAAVTIQRWYRRHSQWHRAGAAALGRLLASQREERQQRMEEGNILDLHKRKDEERRKIREEKARLARRAAIQELHQKRAQKASDSKRLAEEELALVKESRRVAKKKPAKPASARNVSPASSVTKANNAEANFHSVAAEPEESGLADLGSVPSRDPEAEDKLQDVSSRETGGEDLETVVTAVSRAQSKVTLNELLDTLKLLEEEPELLPPPKLLKKDRYAWIDGQEPSSNSLTADNLEKFGKLNHSPGVPEDGALLSEAKLQSIISFLDEMEKSEQERPRSAASATQREGLLSEEELAHLEQASAVATEVTSSIMRLKLEVEEKKRAISLLQTALAQQRELTVQHVKQTEKELGHQLRLQREQYEAAIQRHLSFIDQLIDDKKVLSEKCEAVVAELKQVDQKYGKKITQMQEQHELEIKKLKELMTATEKIRREKWIDEKTKKIKEITVKGLEPEIQKLIAKHRQDIRKLKMLHEAELLQSDERAAQRYGRQAEELRGLLEREKEEQSQRERELARQRCEQQLEQEEQALQQQRRRLYAEVAEEKERLSQQAARQRAEVEELRQQLEASSSAITRALKEEYAKEKEEQERRHQAEVKVLKDRLEIEKQAWEANYMKKEEAWLLSRERELREEVRKERDKEIELVIQRLEADMSSAKEECERAAENRIKRIRDKYEVELQELERSERKLQERCNELKGRLAELEGESIRLQGLLKHKEQEVEEIRKVMDQLAQERSSLAEVVRQEFADRLVGTEEENKRLKAEMVEMRARQRLELDRVAREKDKELEEVHRRVKTAVVRKEESMSSLRKQYEAAVQRADRLEALLEQQRKQLLAAK from the exons ATGgctggggcggggcggtgcgCGCGGCGGCG GGCCCCTTCTCTCTGCTCGAGCATGAAGAGCACCCGCAGCAGCTCCTCCTTCCAGGGCGCCGGTACTGGCGGCGTGGATCTGAGCCTGACGGGCCTCCCCGCGCCGGTCTCACGGCGGCCCAGCAGCGCCTCTCCCGCCAAGCACATGGCGCGCTCCATCTCGGTCACCGCCGATGGCAAACCGAAGAGGAACGCTCCG GAAGATGCGGGATCCCGGGCAATGAACAACCTGCGGAGGTCCAACAGCACCACCCAGGTTAACCAGCGGGTGAACAGCACGCGCAG CTCAGAGCAGGCGGGAGACTTCCTGACCTTCTTTGAGAGCGGttctgggggaagaaagaaactgGCGAGTCTGAGCAAAACCTCCCCGGAAAAGAAAACCACGTGGAACATCTTG GACGATCAGCCGCGAGCGTTCCCGGGCTCCTCCGGCTCCCACGGCGTTCAGCCACCAGCGGGTATGAGGAGGAAAGAAGCCACCGTGCTCCTGGCAGCCAACTTCACTGCCAACAACAG GAGCAACAAGGGTGCGATGGGCAACTGTGTCACCACCATGGTGCACAACAACTACTCCACCACTGAGAAGGGCTCTGCGCCCAAAAGCTCTAACCAGGCACCCAGCTCCCTCAA CAACGTTGTCAAAGCGACCTCAAACGAGGACGGCGAAAGCAGCAGCTTCGTGAAGTCTCAGAAGAATTTCTCCAGCAACAACATCATGACCTGTAACAACAACAGCAGCCTGCCCCGGAGGAAGGAGGTGAccgaggaggaggcagagag gtTCATCCAGCAGGTGAACCTGGCTGCCGTGACCATCCAGCGCTGGTACCGACGCCACTCGCAATGGCACAGGGCGGGAGCTGCGGCTCTGGGGCGCTTGCTGGCTTCCCAAAGGGAG GAGAGGCAGCAGCGGATGGAGGAAGGGAATATTCTGGATTTGCACAAGAGGAAGGATGAGGAACGCCGGAAGATCCGAGAGGAGAAGGCGCGCCTGGCCCGACGTGCTGCCATCCAG GAACTGCACCAGAAAAGGGCCCAAAAGGCTTCGGACTCGAAGCGCCTGGCAGAAGAAGAGCTTGCGCTGGTGAAGGAGAGCAGAAGGGTAGCAAAGAAGAAGCCTGCCAAACCTGCTTCTGCAAGGAACGTCAGTCCCGCCAGCAGCGTCACCAAAGCCAATAACGCTG AGGCCAATTTCCACTCAGTAgctgcagagccagaggaaaGCGGCCTCGCAGACCTTGGCTCCGTGCCTTCGCGGGACCCTGAGGCGGAGGACAAGCTGCAG GATGTCAGCTCCAGAGAGACGGGTGGTGAGGATCTGGAGACGGTGGTCACTGCTGTCAGCAGGGCTCAGTCCAAGGTCACTCTCAATGAGCTGCTGGACACGCTCAAGCTGTTGGAGGAAgagccagagctgctgccccCGCCGAAGCTCTTGAAGAAGGACCGATATGCCTGGATAGACGGG CAGGAGCCCAGCTCCAATTCCCTGACTGCTGATAACTTGGAGAAGTTTGGGAAGCTGAACCACTCCCCGGGGGTCCCCGAGGACGGGGCCCTGCTCTCGGAGGCCAAGCTCCAAAGCATCATCAGTTTCTTGGATGAGATGGAGAAGTCGGAACAGGAGAGGCCCAGGTCGGCCGCCTCGGCCACGCAGCGGGAG GGTCTCCTCTCGGAAGAGGAGCTGGCTCACTTGGAGCAGGCGTCAGCTGTTGCCACGGAGGTCACGAGCTCCATCATGAGGCTGAAGCTGGAAGTGGAGGAGAAGAAGCGAGCCATCAGCCTGCTGCAGACAGCCCTG GCTCAGCAGAGGGAACTGACCGTCCAGCACGTCAAACAGACCGAGAAGGAGCTCGGCCACCAGCTGAGGCTGCAGAGGGAACAGTATGAGGCAGCTATCCAGAGGCATCTGTCCTTCATCGACCAG CTCATCGATGATAAGAAGGTGCTGAGTGAGAAGTGCGAGGCTGTGGTAGCTGAGCTGAAACAAGTGGACCAGAAGTACGGCAAGAAAATCACCCAGATGCAGGAGCAGCACGAGCTG GAGATTAAGAAACTGAAGGAATTGATGACCGCAACTGAGAAAATCAGGCGGGAGAAGTGGATTGATGAGAAAACCAAAAAGATCAAAGAAATCACTGTGAAAG ggctggagccagaGATCCAGAAGCTCATCGCCAAGCACAGGCAGGACATCAGGAAGCTGAAGATGCTGCACGAGGCCGAGCTGCTGCAGTCGGACGAGCGGGCTGCCCAGCGCTACGGCCGGCAGGCGGAGGAGCTGCGGGGCCTGCTGGAGCgggagaaggaggagcagagccagcGGGAGAGGGAGCTGGCCCGGCAGCG GtgtgagcagcagctggagcaggaggagcaggcgctgcagcagcagcggcgCCGGCTCTATGCGGAGGTGGCCGAGGAGAAGGAGCGGCTCAGCCAGCAAGCGGCCAG GCAGagagcggaggtggaggagctgcGGCAGCAGCTGGAGGCGAGCAGCTCGGCCATCACCAGGGCGCTGAAGGAGGAGTAcgcaaaggagaaggaggagcaggagaggcGGCATCAG GCAGAAGTGAAGGTCCTGAAGGACCGGCTGGAGATCGAGAAGCAGGCCTGGGAGGCGAACTACATGAAGAAGGAG GAAGCCTGGCTGCTCTCCCGGGAGCGGGAGCTGCGGGaggaggtgaggaaggagagggacaAAGAGATCGAGTTGGTGATCCAGCGCCTGGAGGCCGACATGTCCTCAGCCAAGGAGGAGTGCGAGAGGGCAGCAGAGAACAG GATTAAGAGGATCCGAGACAAGTACGAGGTAGAGCTCCAGGAGCTGGAGAGGTCTGAGCGGAAGCTGCAGGAGCGCTGCAACGAGTTGAAGGGACGGCTGGCAGAGTTGGAAGGGGAGAGCATTCGTCTGCAGGGCCTGCTGAAGCACAaggagcaggaggtggaggagatcCGGAAG gtgATGGACCAGCTGGCCCAGGAGCGGAGCAGCCTGGCAGAAGTGGTCCGGCAGGAGTTCGCTGACAGGCTGGTGGGGACAGAGGAGGAGAACAAAAGGCTGAAGGCGGAGATGGTGGAGATGAGAGCCCGGCAGCGCCTGGAGCTGGACAGGGTAGCGCGGGAGAAGGACAAAGAGCTGGAGGAGGTTCACAGGAG GGTGAAGACGGCGGTCGTGAGGAAGGAGGAGAGCATGAGCAGCCTTCGGAAGCAGTACGAA GCGGCGGTGCAGAGAGCCGACCGCCTGGAAGCTCTCCTGGAGCAACAGCGAAAGCAGCTGCTAGCCGCCAAATGA
- the CEP131 gene encoding centrosomal protein of 131 kDa isoform X2, which translates to MAGAGRCARRRAPSLCSSMKSTRSSSSFQGAGTGGVDLSLTGLPAPVSRRPSSASPAKHMARSISVTADGKPKRNAPEDAGSRAMNNLRRSNSTTQVNQRVNSTRSSEQAGDFLTFFESGSGGRKKLASLSKTSPEKKTTWNILDDQPRAFPGSSGSHGVQPPAGMRRKEATVLLAANFTANNRSNKGAMGNCVTTMVHNNYSTTEKGSAPKSSNQAPSSLNNVVKATSNEDGESSSFVKSQKNFSSNNIMTCNNNSSLPRRKEVTEEEAERFIQQVNLAAVTIQRWYRRHSQWHRAGAAALGRLLASQREERQQRMEEGNILDLHKRKDEERRKIREEKARLARRAAIQELHQKRAQKASDSKRLAEEELALVKESRRVAKKKPAKPASARNVSPASSVTKANNAEANFHSVAAEPEESGLADLGSVPSRDPEAEDKLQDVSSRETGGEDLETVVTAVSRAQSKVTLNELLDTLKLLEEEPELLPPPKLLKKDRYAWIDGQEPSSNSLTADNLEKFGKLNHSPGVPEDGALLSEAKLQSIISFLDEMEKSEQERPRSAASATQREGLLSEEELAHLEQASAVATEVTSSIMRLKLEVEEKKRAISLLQTALAQQRELTVQHVKQTEKELGHQLRLQREQYEAAIQRHLSFIDQLIDDKKVLSEKCEAVVAELKQVDQKYGKKITQMQEQHELVWRTLGPFCEEIKKLKELMTATEKIRREKWIDEKTKKIKEITVKGLEPEIQKLIAKHRQDIRKLKMLHEAELLQSDERAAQRYGRQAEELRGLLEREKEEQSQRERELARQRCEQQLEQEEQALQQQRRRLYAEVAEEKERLSQQAARQRAEVEELRQQLEASSSAITRALKEEYAKEKEEQERRHQAEVKVLKDRLEIEKQAWEANYMKKEEAWLLSRERELREEVRKERDKEIELVIQRLEADMSSAKEECERAAENRIKRIRDKYEVELQELERSERKLQERCNELKGRLAELEGESIRLQGLLKHKEQEVMDQLAQERSSLAEVVRQEFADRLVGTEEENKRLKAEMVEMRARQRLELDRVAREKDKELEEVHRRVKTAVVRKEESMSSLRKQYEAAVQRADRLEALLEQQRKQLLAAK; encoded by the exons ATGgctggggcggggcggtgcgCGCGGCGGCG GGCCCCTTCTCTCTGCTCGAGCATGAAGAGCACCCGCAGCAGCTCCTCCTTCCAGGGCGCCGGTACTGGCGGCGTGGATCTGAGCCTGACGGGCCTCCCCGCGCCGGTCTCACGGCGGCCCAGCAGCGCCTCTCCCGCCAAGCACATGGCGCGCTCCATCTCGGTCACCGCCGATGGCAAACCGAAGAGGAACGCTCCG GAAGATGCGGGATCCCGGGCAATGAACAACCTGCGGAGGTCCAACAGCACCACCCAGGTTAACCAGCGGGTGAACAGCACGCGCAG CTCAGAGCAGGCGGGAGACTTCCTGACCTTCTTTGAGAGCGGttctgggggaagaaagaaactgGCGAGTCTGAGCAAAACCTCCCCGGAAAAGAAAACCACGTGGAACATCTTG GACGATCAGCCGCGAGCGTTCCCGGGCTCCTCCGGCTCCCACGGCGTTCAGCCACCAGCGGGTATGAGGAGGAAAGAAGCCACCGTGCTCCTGGCAGCCAACTTCACTGCCAACAACAG GAGCAACAAGGGTGCGATGGGCAACTGTGTCACCACCATGGTGCACAACAACTACTCCACCACTGAGAAGGGCTCTGCGCCCAAAAGCTCTAACCAGGCACCCAGCTCCCTCAA CAACGTTGTCAAAGCGACCTCAAACGAGGACGGCGAAAGCAGCAGCTTCGTGAAGTCTCAGAAGAATTTCTCCAGCAACAACATCATGACCTGTAACAACAACAGCAGCCTGCCCCGGAGGAAGGAGGTGAccgaggaggaggcagagag gtTCATCCAGCAGGTGAACCTGGCTGCCGTGACCATCCAGCGCTGGTACCGACGCCACTCGCAATGGCACAGGGCGGGAGCTGCGGCTCTGGGGCGCTTGCTGGCTTCCCAAAGGGAG GAGAGGCAGCAGCGGATGGAGGAAGGGAATATTCTGGATTTGCACAAGAGGAAGGATGAGGAACGCCGGAAGATCCGAGAGGAGAAGGCGCGCCTGGCCCGACGTGCTGCCATCCAG GAACTGCACCAGAAAAGGGCCCAAAAGGCTTCGGACTCGAAGCGCCTGGCAGAAGAAGAGCTTGCGCTGGTGAAGGAGAGCAGAAGGGTAGCAAAGAAGAAGCCTGCCAAACCTGCTTCTGCAAGGAACGTCAGTCCCGCCAGCAGCGTCACCAAAGCCAATAACGCTG AGGCCAATTTCCACTCAGTAgctgcagagccagaggaaaGCGGCCTCGCAGACCTTGGCTCCGTGCCTTCGCGGGACCCTGAGGCGGAGGACAAGCTGCAG GATGTCAGCTCCAGAGAGACGGGTGGTGAGGATCTGGAGACGGTGGTCACTGCTGTCAGCAGGGCTCAGTCCAAGGTCACTCTCAATGAGCTGCTGGACACGCTCAAGCTGTTGGAGGAAgagccagagctgctgccccCGCCGAAGCTCTTGAAGAAGGACCGATATGCCTGGATAGACGGG CAGGAGCCCAGCTCCAATTCCCTGACTGCTGATAACTTGGAGAAGTTTGGGAAGCTGAACCACTCCCCGGGGGTCCCCGAGGACGGGGCCCTGCTCTCGGAGGCCAAGCTCCAAAGCATCATCAGTTTCTTGGATGAGATGGAGAAGTCGGAACAGGAGAGGCCCAGGTCGGCCGCCTCGGCCACGCAGCGGGAG GGTCTCCTCTCGGAAGAGGAGCTGGCTCACTTGGAGCAGGCGTCAGCTGTTGCCACGGAGGTCACGAGCTCCATCATGAGGCTGAAGCTGGAAGTGGAGGAGAAGAAGCGAGCCATCAGCCTGCTGCAGACAGCCCTG GCTCAGCAGAGGGAACTGACCGTCCAGCACGTCAAACAGACCGAGAAGGAGCTCGGCCACCAGCTGAGGCTGCAGAGGGAACAGTATGAGGCAGCTATCCAGAGGCATCTGTCCTTCATCGACCAG CTCATCGATGATAAGAAGGTGCTGAGTGAGAAGTGCGAGGCTGTGGTAGCTGAGCTGAAACAAGTGGACCAGAAGTACGGCAAGAAAATCACCCAGATGCAGGAGCAGCACGAGCTG gTCTGGCGCACTTTGGGCCCCTTTTGCGAG GAGATTAAGAAACTGAAGGAATTGATGACCGCAACTGAGAAAATCAGGCGGGAGAAGTGGATTGATGAGAAAACCAAAAAGATCAAAGAAATCACTGTGAAAG ggctggagccagaGATCCAGAAGCTCATCGCCAAGCACAGGCAGGACATCAGGAAGCTGAAGATGCTGCACGAGGCCGAGCTGCTGCAGTCGGACGAGCGGGCTGCCCAGCGCTACGGCCGGCAGGCGGAGGAGCTGCGGGGCCTGCTGGAGCgggagaaggaggagcagagccagcGGGAGAGGGAGCTGGCCCGGCAGCG GtgtgagcagcagctggagcaggaggagcaggcgctgcagcagcagcggcgCCGGCTCTATGCGGAGGTGGCCGAGGAGAAGGAGCGGCTCAGCCAGCAAGCGGCCAG GCAGagagcggaggtggaggagctgcGGCAGCAGCTGGAGGCGAGCAGCTCGGCCATCACCAGGGCGCTGAAGGAGGAGTAcgcaaaggagaaggaggagcaggagaggcGGCATCAG GCAGAAGTGAAGGTCCTGAAGGACCGGCTGGAGATCGAGAAGCAGGCCTGGGAGGCGAACTACATGAAGAAGGAG GAAGCCTGGCTGCTCTCCCGGGAGCGGGAGCTGCGGGaggaggtgaggaaggagagggacaAAGAGATCGAGTTGGTGATCCAGCGCCTGGAGGCCGACATGTCCTCAGCCAAGGAGGAGTGCGAGAGGGCAGCAGAGAACAG GATTAAGAGGATCCGAGACAAGTACGAGGTAGAGCTCCAGGAGCTGGAGAGGTCTGAGCGGAAGCTGCAGGAGCGCTGCAACGAGTTGAAGGGACGGCTGGCAGAGTTGGAAGGGGAGAGCATTCGTCTGCAGGGCCTGCTGAAGCACAaggagcaggag gtgATGGACCAGCTGGCCCAGGAGCGGAGCAGCCTGGCAGAAGTGGTCCGGCAGGAGTTCGCTGACAGGCTGGTGGGGACAGAGGAGGAGAACAAAAGGCTGAAGGCGGAGATGGTGGAGATGAGAGCCCGGCAGCGCCTGGAGCTGGACAGGGTAGCGCGGGAGAAGGACAAAGAGCTGGAGGAGGTTCACAGGAG GGTGAAGACGGCGGTCGTGAGGAAGGAGGAGAGCATGAGCAGCCTTCGGAAGCAGTACGAA GCGGCGGTGCAGAGAGCCGACCGCCTGGAAGCTCTCCTGGAGCAACAGCGAAAGCAGCTGCTAGCCGCCAAATGA